The DNA sequence atagttgtgcctctgtttgtagtctgtctgtgcaattttcttacagcagctgaggatatgatcaacggtttcgtcagtttccttgcacagtctgccgaaaccattgatcatatcctcagctgctgaaagaaaaattgcagacaattttattattattattattgttgttgctcagCCAagtatagtctggccctccaatggtctaagGGATCATGAACTgtcccccagtttaaaaagtttggggacccttgatctacactgtagaagtaacgCAGATTGACAGCACTTAACTGCCCTATCTCAATGCAGTGAAatcctggggattgtagtttggtaaaCCACCAGAACTGTTTAGCATAGCACTTTCTGAGCAAAGCAGCACACGACTGCAGGCGCACACTTTGTATGAAGCAGTGCTTGCTTATGTGCCTCCTGCTGTTGcagcaaaaaaaggaagaaagcgtTCATGTCCACTTGTCTCTGTGCATTTACGAAACTTGGCAATGCACTCCCTGCCTTCCCCCTCTCCAGTTGTCTTTTTGTGCCCATTTACCTGCTGCTGTTGTGCAAAGGTGTTTTTCTCTCCGGCTAGTGATCAAGCTGGAGGGCAACATCCAAGCAGCTCCTCCCGGGCCGCGGTTGCCGGGGCAACAGGGCGCGCGCCTCCTTTGTCCTCTCCAACCCAGGCAGACTTGGCTTTCGCCTGCAATTCCTGCCCGCCGGAGCCCAAGGAAGGACAAGGACGTGCGGAAGCCTGCCTTGTGGTACTAGAGTGTATCTATGCTGTGGAATTAGCGCAGTTTGATGCCAATTAACTGCCGtgttcagtgctgtggaatcctgggagttgtggttttacaaggtcttctcagCCAAAGGAGTGCAAAGAGTGTTGTTTAGTGGGCACCACCACTAAacgacagctcccaggatcccatagcgttGGGGCACGGcatttaaagtggcgtcaaaatACAttaaaggttgttgtgtgttttccgagctgtttggccatgttccagaagcattctctcctgacacttcatccacatctatggcaggcatcctcagaggttgtgaggtatattgggaaaaaaaactaagcaaggaaggtttatatatcttgcttagttttttcccaatatacctcacaacctctgagaatgcctgccatagatgtggatgaagtgtcaggagagaatgcttctggaacatttacAGTTACCCTGGGGTGAATGTGAGTACTGCATCTTAACTTTCACCAAACAAGGAAtgacccccttctctgagtagagtcaAAAACAGGCAAGGGCACATtgtcaaaatccataactttggccccaaaacctgaccttgacttatccatgaagtCAACTTATCCACCAGTTGCCTACTATACTTTTGTCTACAACAATTATCTACCTTAAATTGTGAGGAAAGACTGGTGCTTTTTCCTCTCTCTGGAATGATCCTTAACTTATCCATGAGCCTGTCAAAATTCATCATTTTTGCCCCCAaaactgccctcaacttatatacAAGGTTGACGTATATATGAGTATGTATGGCATGTACATTAAATTGCAGAATAGACTGATCACAGGCTAAAAATTTCTCAAAAGGTGATGTAACTACTTCTAAGAAAAATTAAGGGAATTGCTAATAGAAACAGCCTTGATTCTTTCTCATCTTGCAATGCTGTTAGCCAGACAACACAAAACCTATCGGGATCTTTTTATGTTCCCACATTTGCATACCATACCCATTGAGCATCCCTCACCTGGAATTGCAAAGTCCCAAATACTGTACTTCAAATTTGTTTATATAAGTGACTGAGACCATaaaacttttgctttctgatgtacaCACACTTtattccatgcacaaaattattaaaaggcaatgtataaaattaccttcaggctatgtgtataaggtgtgcaagaaacataaatgaatttcatgtttggtCTTAGCTCCATAATATttccataatattatattgtatacatatatgcTAATGTAGATATTCCAATCCCCCTACCTCCAATGAAAtccagaacacttctggtcccacacATTTCAAATAAGGTCTGCTTTAAACCAGCATCTCCAGGAGGCACTTCCACTGACCGTAGCAGATTGGACGTTGAGACATATTTTAGCATTGGAGATAGATGGCAAACTCTACTGTCAGTGAGGTCTCAAGCCAACTTTGGAGATTTAGGAGACCTTCAACATCTCATTGCTGCTGTATGTTCACCATTTCTCTCATCAGCATCAGCTGTCTCATTACGTAAAAATATCAATTCACCTATATCAGtgattctcaccctgtgggtccccaagtgttttggcctacaacccccagaaatcccagccagtttaccagtgattaagatttctgggagttaaaggccaaaacatctgggaccaacaagttgagaaccactgacctatatgGTTTgtcatttgtggattttattatgtatttacaggtttagattaaaatgttttctctatgaATTTCTACGTAGATCAGGCCTTCACATCCTGTGACCCTCCATCCTGTGACTCTAATTCCCCAGAAGCCATAACCAGCTTGTCCCAATAgccaggaattctaggagctgaagtctaaaacacctggagggctacggGTTGTGCAGACCTGATATGTATCCTTCATTGTGACACTATAGTCAGCTTCTTccagttatgctggaggacctaggtctggcaaactttggtcctctgggtgttttggacttcacctcccacaattcctaacagcctgccagatgttgggaattgtgggggttgaagtccaaaatatctggtaggctgaagtttgcccatgcctgacctagagatttccagaCAGAACAttgctctgggaatctctaggttcctCAATGGGATTCTGTGGTTGGCTTGGAAGAtttagaaaagtgttctctcaggtacaaaaaatagcatttctttgttctctttgtttcacttttatggatttcccgtgcccctaaccccagcaaatgtagaAGGATGGCTGTTTGACAACACTGGGCTAAACTTTTTGTATTTTGAGTGTGTATTCTGGTTAGGGCCACCAGCTTGCAACTGGAGAGAGCtactgtccctgtaataattgtgtagaagaaggaatttcagacAGAGATGCTTGCCGTGCAgccaggtaacaagcaacacctgttGAAATTCTCTCTTTAAGAGGTAGGAACCttttccagttttcactctgtcAACTCAAGGACTACTGATGAagcattggtgctcatcttctaACTCAGCCCCTGTCTATAGTTAACAATTGTTATCTAGTTTTAAGTGCTGTCAGATGGAAATTGGTGGTGAATCTAGCCAAGCCATTTTTGATGATGTTAAATGGATGGTGCAAAACAACCCAACCTTGGATTTGTTTATGGTCCCTCCCGTAAAAAGAGGTGGGTGGTTAAAGTATAATATTTGCAGCTTCAGCCTTCCAAGGAATTTGGAGTGGCATATATCAGATGAAAACATCTTGTCTTCATCACCACCAGATTAGGCTGAAAGTATGACCCCTGCACCAAATTCCatggtctagaacagtggttcccaaacttttggtcctccaggtgtcttggacttcaactcccagaaaccccagtcaACTTGACTATGGAACTATGGAAactaaagtccaaaatatcttgaagatcaaagtttgagaaacactggaaacTATAGAAAAGGTATCCCCCGGACCACTATTACtaagcttcttaaactgttggCGGCAACCCCATTTGTGGTCCCTTAACTGAATCTGGGGGTAATGAAAATGTATGTAgctggctgttttagacatttacatgaatccaggagaaaaaaaagagaggcaaCAGAACATATTCTGTTGCTTGAGGCTGCAAAGTAAACATGCCAGCATGGCATGGACAGTGTTGATGATGCTCTATGTGCTGTAGTGTCAAATATTCAGCCAAATTCTGattctttatgtaaaaataaattaGCACATCCATCACATTAGTATGCAAATTTGCTTTAATCTTTAATTAAtggtaaaattatatatatacaaaaatggatttaaaacaaaattctttatgatttattagtaattttttttgcatgcctattttatataccaatatccctggggtcacataaaatatTTATTGGACAAAAAGGGGTCACGAATGGAAAAAGTTAACTATTGAACCCAAACACACTGGTAGCCATGATTATACCATTACAATAGAATTTGGTATCTTTGTTATCAGATTATGAAAGCTACTTTTATAGTACCCATACCTTTTCAGTGCTTCACCTACCCTATTGCTTGTTTTCTTCTCTTCTGTGCCCTCCACATCTGTCTCTACTGATACCTCGGAAGAAGATACGGTTAAGTCCTGGAGGAAGCTGCTCATGATGGCCTTATTATGATCTCTAAGACAAACGTGAGCTCATCAGCTGAACTTGGCCTCCCGCCCCAActctctcctcctctttttcGTTCCTCTCATTTTGATGCCTGGCTGCCGGAGATCAGAAAGCGTCATCCATCCCAACGTAGTTTTATGACATCAGAGGTATGTGGACGAATCATCTTTGAAAAGGGCTTGTGCTGGGGATATGACAGTTGCGTTAGAACGCAGGGAAAACTGCCAACAGttgaaaaacaaaagcaagcggCTCTTAGAGTTTGTTGTTGTAGACTGGTCCTTATGGGCACCGGAAAAAGAGAATATGCCCAGTGTTTTATGTCATCATTCCACTATTTCATCACTATACAGCTCTAATCTATGTGACTTGCAGCACTGTAAATATTTTCTACCAAGATGATGCACAAGTATTGCCTCAATTCAAAAGCATTATTTCTGGTAAAAGTCTCATAATATCTCATCTCCAGAAGAGGGAGGCCAAAATAGTAAAAGTCCTGGAAACTATGCCCTTTTAGGAGTAACtaaggaagctgggtatgtttagcccagAAAAGATTGAAAGATGAAATGacagccatgttgaaatatttgaaaggatctcaaattgaagatggagccagattgttttctgctactccagaaaCTAGAACACAAAACGAAgcattcaaaccacaggaaaagagattcctcctAAGCATTAGAAATAACTCcttaatggtaagagctgttttggCAATGAAAGTTTGGTTGATTCTCCTTCTCTGAAGTTTTTAAGGCtgtctgttggaagtgctttacTTGTTTTATTCTGCATGATCGgggtttgaactggatggccctcagaACCTCTTCCAGCTCTGTATTTTTATGATGCTATGCAATGACTCCAGGCCATATTTATGAAAACGTTTTTGGAGATTTCTCAGTcccaaaacaagcctgcttcttgTTGTATgccatgaagtcatttctgacttacagcaattttaaggcaaacatatcatgggattttctgggactgagactGTGTGACACGTGGGTTTCTCCATGACTGAGAGataatcaaaccctggtctccagacctataatccaatgctcaaaccactacatcatgctggcacTCAACTCTAAACAAAACATCCATGCTGTTGGGGATGTCTTGTATGATGCACACACATCTGTTGCAACTCTTAATATTGTCCGACTAAAATTTCCCTAGTCAGGCCCTTAGTTATTGACAGTAATTGTTTGAGAAAAAGAGACCAAAACTCATTGGTGAGGACAGACCCTCTTTCATCACCAAGGTCTCTTTCATACTATATCATTATAGAATTCTGAAACCACGAGTGATCTTTGGAagcttgggatttgtagtcctgTGGGATATTGGAGAGCACTAGTGTATCGCCAAGCTATAAATCCCAGGTTTGTAGAAGGCTGCTGTCGCAATTCATGTAGTATATAAAGTACTAAAGTAGTGTATGATACTGTAAAAAGATTTGAGTTCTACCATCCTTAATTAATTGGAAGTGGATCAAGTTATTTTcttggacaacaactcccacaattaccaCCAAACACTGGGGTCTTTGGCAAGTTGTAtcccaaaaagtaatgtttctaaACTCTGATTGGCAATAGTAGCACAATCTCAAATGAGAATACAAAGCAGCTATGATGTGCTAAGTCAGACTAATGACATCATAACAAagaagggctcttccacacagccctatatcccagaacatcaaggcagaaaatcccacaatatctgctttgaactgagttatctgaattcacactgacatatattgcagttcaaagcagataatgtgggattttattcagctgcgtggaaggggcccaagaagCCAGCCTCGGCCTTCTTTGCAAAAcatatagagtcatagaataataatataaaactggcTTTACTTACAAATTAGTTGTGCATAGCTAAAAATCAGATCTAATAAAGTAGAAACGGGAAAAATGGGGGCAGTGGGCTATGGTGGTGCAGGAAGAGTATGGATatggaaaagcaaacaaacaaacatgcaaaTTAACAGCTAGTGAGTATAGGCATTTAAAGATTGCTAACTCTGACAGTACAAGCCACAAACCTTGCTTTGCTTAAATTAATTAGATTCGCTTgttatttcatttcagatttaaaAGAAGTTAAGTGGAATTAGAAAACATTTCTAGCAGTCAGTATTCAACCACCACATATCCCAAATTGTTGGGAGGTGGGAACCACCTATAGCTCTTACCCCATAGAACTGTATGCAGCTTCAGCTTATAATAAACAGTTAAGAGTAAATTCATACAACCAGAATGGCATGGATCATATTCAATCTGAAAAtgcaaagaacaaaataaaaaacgGGGTCCAAAACATTGCGAGGTACTTTATatccaaaggtaaaggttttcccatgacattaagtctagtcgtgtccaaaattgggggttggtgctcatttccatgtctaagccgaagagccggcattgtccatagacatctccaaggtcatgtggccagcatgactgcatggagtggcattacggaacggtacctattgacctactcacatttgcatgttttgaactgctaggttggcagaagctggggcttaaagcaggagctcacactgctctccggattcgaaccgctgaccttttgtcagcaagtttagcagctcagcggtttaatttgttgcgccatcgggggctccacttTATATCTTACTCAATAAATTACTCAATAAATATTCGAACCTCATTAAATGCTTTCATTCATAATTCCAGTGTTCTGTTTCTGCCACTGTTCTCAGCATTCtgtctatttttcttcttcctttttcttcataGTCAAATCTAGATAAACGATGGTTGATACTTCCAAAAGCTTTGTCGGAAAAACAGACTCTTACAGATCCAGATCTAGTGATTTTATTTTTGAAGATCTCAGTGAGGCAGAGATAGAAGAAGAAGAGGTAACAAATGGAAGTCAGGACATAATAATTGAAGACATAGTAGTTGAAGAACCAATAGAGGAAATTTTTGTTCCAGTGCAGATCACAGATCGGATCTTTTTTGTTGATTTAGCCAACAAGAAACTGACAGCGATCCCTTGCCAGGTTTTTGATCTGAAAGACTTGGAGGAATTGCATTTGGAAAGAAATATGATTGAGAGCATCCCTGAAAGCATTGATCAACTCAAGAATGTGAAAGTCCTTTATCTGAATAAGAATAACATTGGAACCTTATGCAAGGAATTTGGAGAACTGAAATGTCTTCAGAACTTGGATTTAAGCAATAACCCACTTTCTTATGATTCACTGAATATTGTCAGTAAACTGCGAGCACTTTGCCAGCTCCGATTATATGATGTCAACCTGGATGAATTTCCAGTCGAAATCTGCAAGCATCTCCATCACCTGAAGCTCCTTGGCCTGTCTACAAATAATCTAACTTGCCTTCCCAAAGAAGTGGTCAACATGACCAAACTTACAGAGATCTATTTAAAAAGCAACAAATTTGAAAATTTCCCCCAAGAACTTTGTCATCTGTATAATTTAGAGATAATAGATCTAGAAAAAAATGAACTGAACTCCATACCAGAAGAAATTTGCTCCCTGAAACGTCTGGCCCAGTTCTTCATTGCATATAATAGCTTGACAGCTGTCCCTGATACATTGAGCAAGTGCTCAAAATTGTCCATTTTGGATTTGTCCAATAACCTTCTACACAAACTTCCTCGAAGTCTAAAAGAGTTGACAGAAATAAAAGAATTTGGGTTGTCCGGGAACCCTCTGGCAAACTTCCCACGCCAGATTCGTCGCTGGAGGTCTCTCATTGTGGTTTACTTGAAAAACTGTACATTACAGATGGTGCACCCCTCTTTAGCCAAGCTCACCAACATGATGATATTAGACCTGAGTGAAAATCTCCTGGATACCTTTCCAAGGGAGATTTGCACAATGGAAAACTTGGAGGTGCTGGCATTGGATGACAATCAGATAACTGAGGTATGGATAGAAACTCTAATGAGATCTAGACAATTTTAGGGCCAAATTAGTTCCCAGATTTCTAGCATTTCAGTGACTTGAAACTTTAGTTGAGCATTTGGAAATATAGTTTAGCTATCCAAAAAAGGGCAAGCAACATTATCGCGGGAATGCAGACACAGCAAATatttgcatctgaggaagtagattgATTCAGTTGCCCACATGAGCAAAATAATACAGGTCTAGTATACAGTATTCCACCCTGGAGCTTGTCCAGATTTACCCTTTTAGTGCCATACTTGTAATATACCAGATTGAAATGTATTGACAATCACATGTTTCCCCAGCCAAATTTCAAGTTGGCactgtgttttttctttttctttagggcCATCGTCCCATCCCCAGGTGAACTTAGCCATGAGACCCAGCCATTAAATCAGCAGCCTTCTTTCCTAATCAAAATAGTGTTCATATTAAACGCACACCCCAGCAAGTAGCACTGGGTATTAAAAGGAATGGTGCCACTTGTCGGATAGAGTATGCCACCTACAAATCTATCCCACTATTCCCTAATGTCGCACACtaacaaaaataacaaacttTCTTTCCCCCggaaacaaagcaaaaaattaggtttttaaaaattgcattaaaaCAGTGAAAAATGCTTTTTCTCTTAAAACATTCATATGCCACATATTCTTATAGCACCAAAATAGAGGTTGATAAGGCCTTATTATCTAGAGCAGGGTTTCTCAAACTtctgctcccacaattcctaacagctggaaactggctgggatttctgtgagctgaagtccaaaacatctgtaagagcacagtttgagaaacactgctctagagttgttgaaggctttcatgggcggaatcactaggtagttgtgagttttccaggctgtatggccatgttccagaagtattttctcctgacattttacctgcatctgtggcaggcattatctgaggttgtgaggaggtcacacctctgaggatgcctgctatatatatgggcgaaacatcaggagagaatgcttctgaaatatggccatacagcccggaaaactcacagcaatccactgCTCTAGAGTGTTACAAGATCACTTTGCTTAATGATATTCCAAATTGATATACCTGTATCATTAAACAGCAAACATAAGAGTTTTCAGTACAGACCATTATCTCTTGGAAATGTTAGCATGGATTGATGGAAAATTTCATGGAGGCAGAGAGGAAATACTCTCATTTTGCCCCCTCCTTTGTAGCTGTACtcttaggatattattattagtattattattattattattattagtagtagtagtagtagtagtagtagtataccactttttttctttcaaagagaatcaaaatgaagaacaatggtaaaaataatataataataacattccTTGTCTTCAGATTTCCTTTATACCATCTCCTTGCTATGCATGAGATTGGAAGAGACAtccatttgtttctttgtttaataCCTGCATATGCCATCTGGATTCCAAACAACTGAAATTGTTTTCACCCCACAATCCTAGTCCTATATCCATTTTTTCAGaatattgattttgaaaaaaataataacgaTAATTCAAGGTACCTCCAGAAGTACACAGACTTTCTCGGCTAAAATGCCTCGGCCTGACCAGCAACAGATTCGCCTGGTTCCCAGAGGAAATATTTCATCTTCAGTCACTAGAGAAACTGTACATGGGGCAAGACAAAGGAACCAAGCTTGCAGATTTACCAGAAAACATCAGTCAGTTACAGGTAAGAAAATGAGCAGAGATGGCTTCCAGTAGTAGCTCCCCTTTCGCAGGTTAACTGCAATGGGTTTTTCACAGTGTACAGTTATAGCATTGTGTTTCCATTTTAGCtttctaaatatttgtatctgAGGAAGTAGTCTTTCTAAatatccctccctaaactacaaatcccagaactccataaagtggaaccatagtacTGTCATTATGTAGTGTGAAACGACATCAAAACACAATCATGATGAAGATATTGAGACCACATAAATTTTGATTTTTGTGCTTCATTTTATGGCAGAACTGATTGCCAGAGATATTTTAAATCTATGATACATGTTGTATTTTTCACATGGGGAGGGgtaaaaatattattgttattaatattaatacttatttatttattttggtgttGTTGTACCCTGTTTGTGGAATATCTTCCCTTAGAAGGTTCAGATGCAACATTGCAATCTTTGGGAATGGTGGTGTGGGCATgttgatctatttttatttccccATACATTACATTTTAACGTTTATGTTTGCTTTAATTGCTTTGTTGTTCTATTACCTCTCAATTTGTTGTTTGTGAGAAAGTTGTTTTACTGTATTGAATCTGGTGtggtaactttatttatactttatGTACCCCACCCTGGAATCTCCTTGTAGAAAAGAACAGCTTGGAAatttctatctatacacataattatctatctatctatcagctatctatctatctatctccacataataaaagtgaaaatgtgtgtgtgtgtgtgtggaggtgtccacttacacctACAGCCTCCTGCCCTCACAAAAAGCTACAATCcgtagtgctgaggagccacccaAGGCCCTCACTCGAAGGAACATtgtaggttatagcgagcgccatgaacgtGTAGCCAAAACACTGCTAatatcctccccaaacactatggcccaccacccaaggaaggctttcattcagggataatttcatcctagattttacgtgTTTCCTCCGCCACAGGCAGCCATCCCAGGCTtcctttctccattggtgtggaatttgcatgaccccacccactggctctcccttaaccctttcctgctCTTTTCAATTCTGTctccataacaaacagagcagaactgagcagcaactaaacatactggaggggtttggggggagttCGCCTTGATTTATAGctattgtaggtactgggatgtatagttcacctgcaatcaaagagcactctggaccacACCAACAATGTCCCTGGGCCTAACTtaacacacagaatccccatgaccaacaaaaattcAGGTGGACCTTGGGGGTAAATCactttgatttataggaattatagttcacctacatccatagAACACTGTGAACGCAAACGTCAAtagatctgcaccaaatttgccACACATTCCCAATATGGCCAAATTTG is a window from the Anolis carolinensis isolate JA03-04 chromosome 3, rAnoCar3.1.pri, whole genome shotgun sequence genome containing:
- the lrriq4 gene encoding leucine-rich repeat and IQ domain-containing protein 4 isoform X1, whose amino-acid sequence is MVDTSKSFVGKTDSYRSRSSDFIFEDLSEAEIEEEEVTNGSQDIIIEDIVVEEPIEEIFVPVQITDRIFFVDLANKKLTAIPCQVFDLKDLEELHLERNMIESIPESIDQLKNVKVLYLNKNNIGTLCKEFGELKCLQNLDLSNNPLSYDSLNIVSKLRALCQLRLYDVNLDEFPVEICKHLHHLKLLGLSTNNLTCLPKEVVNMTKLTEIYLKSNKFENFPQELCHLYNLEIIDLEKNELNSIPEEICSLKRLAQFFIAYNSLTAVPDTLSKCSKLSILDLSNNLLHKLPRSLKELTEIKEFGLSGNPLANFPRQIRRWRSLIVVYLKNCTLQMVHPSLAKLTNMMILDLSENLLDTFPREICTMENLEVLALDDNQITEVPPEVHRLSRLKCLGLTSNRFAWFPEEIFHLQSLEKLYMGQDKGTKLADLPENISQLQNLKELYLEKNDLEYLPTSIGLLNNLEILDCHNNFLIELPDSICRLQGLQKLLLHSNQLFQLPENLDSLEKLQVLSLEGNPLMDPPVEVFSEGLPAIWQYLKDARLRRAWAVKVQACWRGIMVRKGLGPYAEIQKMIKKAKKEKKEKKGKDKGKEKGKGKDKDKGKAKGKGKKK
- the lrriq4 gene encoding leucine-rich repeat and IQ domain-containing protein 4 isoform X2, giving the protein MVDTSKSFVGKTDSYRSRSSDFIFEDLSEAEIEEEEVTNGSQDIIIEDIVVEEPIEEIFVPVQITDRIFFVDLANKKLTAIPCQVFDLKDLEELHLERNMIESIPESIDQLKNVKVLYLNKNNIGTLCKEFGELKCLQNLDLSNNPLSYDSLNIVSKLRALCQLRLYDVNLDEFPVEICKHLHHLKLLGLSTNNLTCLPKEVVNMTKLTEIYLKSNKFENFPQELCHLYNLEIIDLEKNELNSIPEEICSLKRLAQFFIAYNSLTAVPDTLSKCSKLSILDLSNNLLHKLPRSLKELTEIKEFGLSGNPLANFPRQIRRWRSLIVVYLKNCTLQMVHPSLAKLTNMMILDLSENLLDTFPREICTMENLEVLALDDNQITEVPPEVHRLSRLKCLGLTSNRFAWFPEEIFHLQSLEKLYMGQDKGTKLADLPENISQLQNLKELYLEKNDLEYLPTSIGLLNNLEILDCHNNFLIELPDSICRLQGLQKLLLHSNQLFQLPENLDSLEKLQVLSLEGNPLMDPPVEVFSEGLPAIWQYLKDARLRRAWAVKVQINFRTIQEECQAALWRSRLAGVASWCARVSGPMQRSRK